A region from the Vicia villosa cultivar HV-30 ecotype Madison, WI linkage group LG3, Vvil1.0, whole genome shotgun sequence genome encodes:
- the LOC131593212 gene encoding biogenesis of lysosome-related organelles complex 1 subunit 2-like encodes MENVKKDGAQDQKHDELAESLNDLFSSVASMIKSELQGTNNHLELVEKMNAKVADEYKGFGDLASGLRVFVEQLKCKSGSFNEYVEQIDAIEKQVTEFEAVISMLDKYVALLESKVQSHYQTKNPSS; translated from the exons ATGGAAAATGTAAAGAAAGATGGAGCCCAAGATCAGAAGCATGATGAACTTGCTGAGTCACTAAACGATCTCTTCAGCAGTGTCGCCAGCATGATAAAATCAGAGCTTCAG GGGACTAATAATCATCTAGAGCTAGTGGAGAAAATGAATGCAAAGGTCGCAGACGAGTATAAAGGGTTTGGTGATTTGGCTTCAGGGCTAAGGGTGTTTGTGGAGCAATTGAAATGCAAGAGTGGTAGCTTTAACGAGTATGTTGAGCAGATTGATGCAATAGAGAAGCAAGTGACTGAATTTGAAGCAGTGATCTCTATGCTTGATAAATATGTAGCTTTGTTGGAATCAAAAGTCCAATCTCATTACCAAACCAAAAATCCATCTTCTTAA
- the LOC131593211 gene encoding putative disease resistance RPP13-like protein 1 — MAAIGSAFLSATVQTLVEKLASKEFLDYITNTKLDLSLLKQLRTTLRTLQPVLDAAEEKQINTPSVKEWLDDLKDAVYDAEDLLNQISYDSLRCKMENAQPASKTNQVWNFLSSPFKNIYGEINSQMKDMCETLKLFADNKDILSLQTKSVRVSHRTPSSPMFNESVMVGRKDEQEKVMNMLLSESNTNMGVVAIVGMGGIGKTTLAQRAYNDEEVQKHFDVTAWACVSEDFDILRVTKTLLESVTKTPSGTDNLDLLRVGLKENLKDRRFLIVLDDLWNDTHHDWEDLVSPLIYGKNGSRVIITTRHEKVADAARTFPIFELDPLSDEDSWSLLSKHAFGSGDFSEAQQRNVETIGRKIARKCGGLPIAAKSLGGLLRSKVDTEEWIEVLNNDIWNLKDNNILPALRLSYQYLSSQLKRCFSYCSIFPKDYPLDRKQLVLLWMAEGFLDNSQVDKTMEEVGDGCFTELLSRSLIQQLHDDSRGQKFVLHDLVNDLATVVSEKSCYRLEFGAKSYENVRHLSYNKERYDIFKKFKTFDKFKRLRSFFGINPQWTSNNLSRKVVEDLLPTFGRLRVLSLSRYSNITMLPVTIGNLVQLRYLDLSYTYIASLPGTICNLYYLQTLILSCCSKLTELPEHVGKLSNLRHLYIDRTSITEMPKQIAELENLQTLTVFVVGKKNIGLSVRELGKFPKLRGKLLIKNLQNVNDVMEVSGTNLKSKEHIEELTLEWGKETDDTLNEKNVLDMLEPSTNLEKLSIGSYGGTSFPSWFGDPSFSNMVSLNISTCVNCMTLPSLGQLPSLKDLQIIRMTSIVAIGQEFYGMAAGGSNSSFQPFQSLENLGFYYMGNWKEWCPFPDNMFPFPRLKTLMLVSCPELKGHLPSHLPSLEEITVHTCDHLLATPPTPHWLSSVKKIRIMVDSDSISNTERTQYSLLESDSPCLLETIDISGRHMLKSVPKMIISSTCLRELDLNGISSLTTIPTNILPTSLQSLCIRNCENLTFLPPEMWSNYTSLVTLRLDYCYALTSFPLNCFPVLQEFSIRRCSSLESIFISQTLPCSSSALQSFYVRDCKALRSLPQQMDTLTALEHIHLRNLPNLDLSLCEGAFLPPNIQSILVYSVRITKPVTEWGLQCLTALSSLHIKGDDIVNILIKEPLLPISLVSLYIRNLSEMKSLEGNGLRHLSSLQVLYFFNCSGLVSLPEKAFPSLLKTLEFSRCPRLESLPEDNLPSSLEHLYIRDCQLLEERYKRNEHWSKLAHIPVIQINGQLII, encoded by the coding sequence ATGGCTGCAATAGGAAGTGCTTTCCTCTCTGCAACTGTCCAGACCTTAGTTGAGAAACTTGCTTCCAAAGAGTTTCTTGATTACATCACAAACACTAAGCTTGACCTCTCACTCTTGAAACAGTTAAGGACAACACTACGCACTCTTCAACCTGTGCTTGACGCTGCGGAGGAGAAGCAGATCAACACTCCTTCAGTCAAAGAATGGCTTGATGACTTGAAAGATGCTGTCTACGATGCTGAAGATCTGCTCAACCAAATTAGCTATGATTCCCTTCGATGCAAGATGGAGAACGCGCAACCTGCAAGCAAAACTAATCAGGTGTGGAACTTCCTTTCTTCTCCTTTTAAAAATATCTATGGAGAGATCAATTCCCAAATGAAAGATATGTGTGAAACCCTCAAACTTTTTGCTGATAATAAAGATATCCTTAGTTTGCAAACTAAAAGTGTCAGAGTTTCTCATAGAACACcttccagtcctatgttcaatgAATCTGTCATGGTTGGTAGGAAAGATGAGCAAGAGAAAGTAATGAACATGTTGCTATCAGAAAGCAATACTAATATGGGGGTAGTTGCAATTGTAGGCATGGGAGGTATTGGAAAAACAACACTTGCACAACGTGCTTACAATGATGAAGAAGTTCAAAAGCACTTTGATGTCACAGCATGGGCGTGTGTATCTGAGGATTTCGATATCCTTAGAGTAACCAAAACTCTCCTTGAATCTGTCACTAAAACACCATCAGGAACCGACAATCTTGATTTACTTCGAGTTGGCTTAAAGGAAAATTTAAAAGACAGGAGATTTTTGATTGTGTTGGATGACTTATGGAATGACACTCATCATGATTGGGAAGATCTTGTATCGCCGttgatttatggaaaaaatggaaGCAGAGTGATCATCACAACACGTCACGAAAAAGTGGCCGATGCTGCACGCACATTTCCTATTTTTGAACTAGATCCTCTATCAGATGAAGACAGTTGGTCTTTACTCTCCAAACATGCATTTGGAAGTGGAGACTTTTCTGAAGCTCAACAGCGAAACGTAGAAACAATTGGAAGGAAGATTGCAAGAAAGTGTGGTGGATTGCCAATTGCTGCGAAATCGCTTGGAGGACTGTTGCGTTCAAAAGTAGATACCGAAGAGTGGATTGAAGTTCTGAACAACGACATATGGAACTTAAAGGATAATAATATTCTTCCTGCATTGCGCCTGAGTTATCAATATCTTTCCTCtcaattgaaaagatgtttttcctATTGCTCTATTTTTCCAAAGGACTATCCACTTGATAGGAAGCAATTGGTTTTGTTGTGGATGGCAGAAGGCTTCCTTGATAATTCCCAAGTCGACAAAACCATGGAAGAAGTGGGTGATGGGTGTTTTACTGAATTGTTATCCAGATCATTGATACAACAATTGCATGATGATTCTAGAGGACAGAAATTTGTCTTGCATGACCTTGTTAATGATTTAGCTACGGTCGTATCTGAAAAAAGTTGTTACAGACTTGAATTTGGCGCCAAGAGCTATGAAAATGTTCGACACTTGTCATATAATAAAGAAAGATATGACATTTTCAAGAAGTTTAAGACTTTTGACAAATTCAAACGCTTGAGAAGCTTCTTTGGCATCAACCCTCAATGGACATCAAATAATTTATCAAGAAAGGTGGTCGAAGATTTGCTACCCACATTTGGAAGGTTGCGTGTGTTATCGTTATCAAGATATAGCAACATCACCATGCTACCTGTTACAATTGGCAATTTAGTGCAGTTGCGCTATCTAGATCTCTCTTACACTTATATCGCAAGCTTGCCTGGCACCATATGCAATCTCTACTACTTGCAAACCTTGATTTTATCTTGCTGCTCAAAACTCACAGAATTGCCTGAACATGTTGGAAAATTAAGTAATTTGCGTCATCTTTATATTGATAGGACAAGCATAACAGAGATGCCGAAGCAAATTGCTGAACTTGAAAACCTTCAAACTCTAACTGTTTTTGTAGTAGGCAAGAAAAATATTGGTTTAAGTGTTAGAGAGCTTGGGAAGTTTCCTAAGCTACGGGGAAAATTACTCATCAAGAACCTGCAAAATGTCAATGATGTCATGGAGGTAAGTGGTACTAACTTGAAGAGCAAAGAACATATTGAGGAATTGACGCTAGAGTGGGGCAAGGAAACTGATGACACACTTAATGAAAAAAATGTGCTTGATATGTTAGAACCATCTACAAACCTAGAaaaactgagcataggatcatATGGTGGGACAAGTTTTCCAAGTTGGTTTGGAGATCCTTCGTTTTCTAACATGGTGTCTCTCAACATTAGTACTTGTGTGAATTGCATGACACTTCCATCACTAGGGCAGCTACCTTCTCTCAAGGACTTGCAGATTATTAGAATGACATCTATTGTGGCAATTGGGCAAGAGTTCTATGGCATGGCAGCAGGAGGTTCCAATTCTTCGTTCCAACCATTTCAATCCCTCGAGAATTTGGGATTTTATTACATGGGAAATTGGAAAGAATGGTGTCCTTTTCCAGACAACATGTTTCCTTTTCCTCGTCTGAAAACTCTGATGTTAGTAAGTTGTCCCGAATTGAAAGGACATTTACCTAGTCATCTTCCTTCCTTAGAAGAGATTACAGTACATACTTGTGATCATCTCTTGGCAACACCACCTACTCCACATTGGCTCTCCTCAGTAAAAAAGATTCGTATTATGGTAGATTCAGATTCAATAAGCAATACTGAAAGGACCCAATACTCATTGCTCGAGAGTGATTCTCCTTGTCTACTGGAAACAATAGACATATCGGGCCGTCATATGCTAAAATCTGTACCTAAAATGATTATAAGCAGCACCTGTCTTCGAGAATTGGATCTCAATGGTATTAGTTCTCTCACTACGATTCCAACAAATATTTTACCCACTTCTTTGCAATCACTTTGTATTCGAAATTGTGAGAACTTAACATTCCTTCCTCCTGAAATGTGGAGCAATTACACATCCCTTGTGACTCTTAGATTAGACTACTGCTATGCACTTACCTCCTTCCCACTGAATTGTTTTCCTGTGCTCCAAGAGTTTTCCATCCGAAGATGTAGTAGTTTGGAATCTATTTTTATTTCACAAACTTTGCCTTGTAGCTCGTCGGCCCTCCAATCTTTTTATGTCCGTGATTGCAAGGCACTTAGATCACTACCTCAACAGATGGACACCCTCACCGCTCTTGAACATATACATCTCCGCAATCTTCCAAATTTGGATTTATCATTATGTGAAGGAGCTTTCCTACCTCCCAATATACAATCAATTTTGGTATATTCTGTGAGGATAACAAAGCCGGTAACAGAGTGGGGTCTCCAATGTCTCACTGCTCTTTCATCATTGCATATCAAAGGTGATGATATTGTGAACATATTGATCAAAGAGCCGTTGTTGCCCATTTCCCTTGTGTCTCTATATATCCGTAATCTCTCTGAAATGAAATCCTTAGAAGGAAATGGACTTCGACACCTCTCCTCTCTACAAGTCCTTTACTTTTTTAATTGTTCAGGGCTTGTGTCTTTGCCAGAAAAAGCCTTTCCCTCCTTGCTGAAAACACTTGAGTTCAGCCGTTGTCCAAGACTAGAGTCACTGCCAGAGGACAACCTCCCTTCCTCTTTAGAGCATTTGTACATTAGAGATTGCCAATTGTTAGAAGAAAGGTATAAACGGAACGAACATTGGTCCAAACTTGCTCACATCCCAGTCATACAAATAAATGGCCAACTCATAATATGA